A stretch of DNA from Candidatus Methanomethylicota archaeon:
CCATACTTTAAAGGTTCTGGTAAAGTTATTAAACCATCTTTGAAGTATATTTTCCACCAATTCATTTTAATAATTTCTGATGAGAATTTTTTAACAATTCCAATTCTCAAGTACTCTCTAGTATCTTCTGGTGGATTTTGCATTCCTTTTATAATTCGATTCTTAATATCACCAATGAATGGAAATACTTCTTCTAAAAATGTTAATGATGTTTCTGGATCAAAGAAGGAATCTCCTTTTTCATTTTCACCAACATAAAATCCTATACTTTCATCTATTAGTGAATATTGATTACAAAGAGCTACCATATCCATATCTTTGACACCATATTCTTCTATCAAAAGCATTTTTCCAATCCAATCTAAGCTTTCTCCCAAGTATTCAAATCTTCCTTCCTTTAGTTTTTGAATTACATTTTCTATTACTTTTAATACTTTTGTATCTTCTTCATCACCATATTTTTCAATGAGTTTTTCTGCTGCTTGTATATAATATGAAAGTATATCTGAAATTAATCTTGCTTTTCCATCTCCTTCTAAACTTATTAATTGATCAATTTCATTTAAATTACTTGCAACTTTTTTAACAATTTCAAATGGATCTTTTAATTTTGGAATATTTGATAATAAACCTTCTTCAGTTGCTTTTAGTACAAATACCTCTAAAGCATCTCTTATAAATATTTGAAAATCACTTCTAATAGCTTCAAAATTTATATCATGTAATCTCCAATATTTATTTGGATCAGCATGAGGTTCTTCTCTTTGATTTAGAAAACCACGTTCTACAGTAGTGTCTATTGAAGATGTTTGTCTTATGAATATTGCTCTAGGAGAAATTACATAAACAAGACGATTTCCACAAAGTCTTGAACTAGTAGGTGGTTCAAAAACAAATCCATTTTTTATTGGTAAAACTCCCCCTCCACTAATTAATGGTATTCTACTTATTATAAATGGAATGAGCATTTTTTCTAAATTATTCCAATTTTCAAAATTAAATACTCTTCTATCTACGCAATAATTTCCATGTGTCCCCCATGCTACAGATTCATAACCTAATGAACCTTTTAATAAACTTGTATTATTTTTATAACAATAATAATCTCCATACTTTTCCCTGATTTTTTTAATACCTAGAAATGCTAATCTTTCAACAACTTTATCATAAACTACTGCATCTATTGGGCTTCTGAAAACTGGTGATGAAAATTCTAAATGCTCAGCATCATCATAGATTCGCATACCATTATATGCAACTTCATAAGGTCCTTCATAGAATAGCCAAGAATCCATTAATCCTCTTTCATATGTTAAATTTCCAACTTCATCATCAACACTCCATCCAACTTCTGATATATAGCCTAAATCTTTTATTGCAAGCATAGTTCTTCCTATTATGTCAGAGAGCTGAATTCCAGGAAGAATTGGAGGGTATTTATTTATTGTAAATTCATATTCTATTCCTCTTGCCATTCCTCTTAATAATTGCATAAAAAACTATCCCCTTTAATTAGATTATATAACTAAATTAATATAAAAACATTTTTATTAATGTTTAATTTTATTTAAAAAATCAATTATTTTTTCATTAGTCCAATTTTCTAATTCAAGCATAGGATAACATGTCCCATTAACAATTATATTTGCCCATCCAATATCATCTAATTTATCTTTAAGTATTTTTGCTAATTCAACTCTAGCATATGCTCTAGAATTTTCTGGTGGAAATAGCACAGCTTTTGATAAATCTTTATCACTTAGTAAAGTTACTAAATTCATTTCTTCTTGAATTCTTTCATATGTTGGATCTGTAACAGCACTATATTGATTATTAGCTATTTGTCTATTTTCTTTATTATCTTCAGCTTCAAAATATTTAGTGAAATTCTTTTCAAGAATTTCAAGTTTTATTATCCATTCAATTCTTTCTTTTAAAGCTTCAAAATCTCCTTCTTCAAGTTTTTTAATAGTAAAATTCAATTCTTTAAATGCATATTTATCACATTCATCAATTTCTATAATATTAAATAATTTTTCAATACCTTCTAAATAATATGAGAAAAGTTCAAAAATAGAAATATTTTTTCCATCATCAAGTTCTACAAACCAATCTCCTTCAGGAGATATGGCAATTAATTTTGTAGCTTCTAATGGATCTTTCAATTTTGGTACATTTTTTAATAATCCTAATTCTATGGATTTGATTACATAAGAAGTTATGGCTTGTCTCATAAAAGTAGTCCATTCCGATCTAGCACCTTCACCATTTGTTATTTGCAATCTTCTGTATTTTGAATCAGCATGTGGTTCATCAATTCCACCAATTAATGGCCAATTTCCAAAGACTTTTTCTGCAAATACTGTTTTTACAAACATTTGTCTTGGAGATATTAAAAATCTATCAAAATAATACCCACCAACTCCTGTAAATACTTGTCTTATTACCAAATATGGAATTAAATCATTAATTTTATTCTCAAAGTTTTTCCTATCTACTAAATAACTTTCATGAAGTCCACGTGTAGTATATTCATATTCTGATTTAGTAGCACTTATTTTATAACAATGTACTC
This window harbors:
- a CDS encoding proteasome accessory factor PafA2 family protein, which translates into the protein MQLLRGMARGIEYEFTINKYPPILPGIQLSDIIGRTMLAIKDLGYISEVGWSVDDEVGNLTYERGLMDSWLFYEGPYEVAYNGMRIYDDAEHLEFSSPVFRSPIDAVVYDKVVERLAFLGIKKIREKYGDYYCYKNNTSLLKGSLGYESVAWGTHGNYCVDRRVFNFENWNNLEKMLIPFIISRIPLISGGGVLPIKNGFVFEPPTSSRLCGNRLVYVISPRAIFIRQTSSIDTTVERGFLNQREEPHADPNKYWRLHDINFEAIRSDFQIFIRDALEVFVLKATEEGLLSNIPKLKDPFEIVKKVASNLNEIDQLISLEGDGKARLISDILSYYIQAAEKLIEKYGDEEDTKVLKVIENVIQKLKEGRFEYLGESLDWIGKMLLIEEYGVKDMDMVALCNQYSLIDESIGFYVGENEKGDSFFDPETSLTFLEEVFPFIGDIKNRIIKGMQNPPEDTREYLRIGIVKKFSSEIIKMNWWKIYFKDGLITLPEPLKYGKDESDELLKAKSLKELNEMLRR
- a CDS encoding proteasome accessory factor PafA2 family protein, producing the protein MKLWQGIEVEYCIPYINGKAYVNELLDMLIKLKIPLKNEGPFLMKKEGKYTQFLINGGRAYGDMSTRPGVYDILEITTPECPNPFTVLAYEKATEVYARMASDEYEKETGIRVHCYKISATKSEYEYTTRGLHESYLVDRKNFENKINDLIPYLVIRQVFTGVGGYYFDRFLISPRQMFVKTVFAEKVFGNWPLIGGIDEPHADSKYRRLQITNGEGARSEWTTFMRQAITSYVIKSIELGLLKNVPKLKDPLEATKLIAISPEGDWFVELDDGKNISIFELFSYYLEGIEKLFNIIEIDECDKYAFKELNFTIKKLEEGDFEALKERIEWIIKLEILEKNFTKYFEAEDNKENRQIANNQYSAVTDPTYERIQEEMNLVTLLSDKDLSKAVLFPPENSRAYARVELAKILKDKLDDIGWANIIVNGTCYPMLELENWTNEKIIDFLNKIKH